The proteins below come from a single Myxocyprinus asiaticus isolate MX2 ecotype Aquarium Trade chromosome 28, UBuf_Myxa_2, whole genome shotgun sequence genomic window:
- the pnpla1 gene encoding 1-acylglycerol-3-phosphate O-acyltransferase Pnpla3 isoform X2 codes for MSSPLHILSQNENLSVSFCGSGFLATYQLGVAQSLLDNAPWILQSAPRVYGASAGSLVAAAVVCGSNLGRVRDQFLEFARFTKQHPLGLLNPTVDIFRWLEVTLQRTLPDNAYGLASGRLHVSMTRIPDRKNILVSEFHSNEDLIKALLCSCFVPVYSGMIPPQYKGEHYMDGGFTNIQPFEDSSPTLTISPFAGEMDICPSDTSTTLCDVIIQQLSLEFSLTNFIRLVDAMFPRDWRILKKAFYSGYQDTVYFLQRNNALHLYPELRRDSEVSDDSRSSDHWMLTQTDDAEGRDQEEEFQQNYLEHPEEKIVSWVGLSMGPSHQEQAVHKNSSVKVQEVLLCNIMGQIEIMSNPNVSLSQRTLSYLLFLFTLPIWSATTFMDRYQKWIAHATVVVYWLWQGVKLFIIFVLNICLSTLRKGLRDLFIPLLVHTEYQRAREYAERNVASSSLNGQVSTPFPGSPSMAQTLPNLYTLLCSLEMESKWRRHRIEVQHTLQKHVGHVKRH; via the exons ATGTCATCACCTTTACATATTCTTTCTCAAAATGAGAATCTCTCGGTGTCTTTCTGTGGTTCTGGCTTTCTAGCAACATACCAGCTTGGTGTTGCACAGAGTCTTCTGGATAATGCACCGTGGATCCTACAAAGCGCTCCGAGAGTCTACGGGGCGTCTGCTGGGTCTCTTGTCGCTGCAGCTGTTGTTTGTGGGTCAAATCTAG GTCGTGTGCGAGACCAGTTTTTGGAATTTGCGCGATTCACAAAACAACATCCACTTGGTCTTCTCAATCCGACGGTTGACATTTTCAGATGGTTGGAGGTCACACTGCAGCGCACACTGCCTGATAATGCCTATGGTCTGGCCAGCGGCCGTTTGCATGTTTCCATGACTCGCATCCCTGACAGAAAAAACATCCTAGTGTCAGAATTTCATTCCAATGAAGACTTAATAAAA GCACTTTTGTGCAGCTGTTTTGTTCCTGTATACTCTGGCATGATTCCACCACAGTATAAAGGTGAG CACTACATGGATGGAGGTTTCACAAACATCCAGCCCTTTGAGGATTCCTCTCCCACCCTCACCATCTCCCCGTTTGCTGGCGAGATGGACATCTGTCCCTCTGATACCTCCACCACCCTGTGTGATGTGATCATTCAACAGCTTTCCCTCGAGTTCTCTCTGACTAATTTCATTAGACTGGTAGATGCTATGTTCCCTCGGGACTGGAGG ATTCTGAAGAAGGCATTTTACAGTGGATACCAAGATACTGTTTATTTTCTGCAGCGGAACA ACGCTTTGCATTTGTACCCCGAATTGAGAAGGGATTCTGAAGTGTCTGATGATTCACGGAGCTCAGATCACTGGATGCTAACACAGACTGATGATGCAGAGGGACGAGACCAGGAGGAGGAATTCCAGCAAAACTACCTGGAACACCCTGAGGAGAAGATTGTCAGTTGGGTGGGCTTATCAATGGGTCCATCCCATCAAGAGCAGGCAGTACATAAGAATTCATCTGTAAAAGTTCAGGAAG TGCTGCTGTGTAATATCATGGGTCAGATAGAGATTATGAGTAATCCGAATGTCTCGTTATCTCAACGGACACTATCATACCTGCTCTTCCTGTTCACACTGCCAATCTGGAGTGCAACAACTTTCATGGACAG GTATCAGAAATGGATCGCACATGCTACGGTGGTGGTATACTGGCTCTGGCAGGGGGTTAAACTCTTCATAATCTTTGTGCTCAACATTTGCTTGTCTACACTGAGGAAAGGCCTAAGAGacct TTTTATCCCTTTGCTAGTTCACACTGAGTATCAGAGGGCAAGAGAGTATGCTGAAAGAAATGTGGCCTCCTCTAGTCTGAATGGTCAGGTCTCTACTCCTTTTCCAGGGAGTCCCTCTATGGCACAGACCCTCCCTAATCTCTACACACTTCTGTGTTCACtagaaatggagagcaaatggagaagaCACAGGATTGAGGTGCAACACACATTACAGAAACATGTTGGACATGTGAAAAGACATTAA
- the pnpla1 gene encoding 1-acylglycerol-3-phosphate O-acyltransferase Pnpla3 isoform X1: protein MSSPLHILSQNENLSVSFCGSGFLATYQLGVAQSLLDNAPWILQSAPRVYGASAGSLVAAAVVCGSNLGRVRDQFLEFARFTKQHPLGLLNPTVDIFRWLEVTLQRTLPDNAYGLASGRLHVSMTRIPDRKNILVSEFHSNEDLIKALLCSCFVPVYSGMIPPQYKGEHYMDGGFTNIQPFEDSSPTLTISPFAGEMDICPSDTSTTLCDVIIQQLSLEFSLTNFIRLVDAMFPRDWRILKKAFYSGYQDTVYFLQRNNALHLYPELRRDSEVSDDSRSSDHWMLTQTDDAEGRDQEEEFQQNYLEHPEEKIVSWVGLSMGPSHQEQAVHKNSSVKVQEVLLCNIMGQIEIMSNPNVSLSQRTLSYLLFLFTLPIWSATTFMDRYQKWIAHATVVVYWLWQGVKLFIIFVLNICLSTLRKGLRDLLLGLFSFIPLLVHTEYQRAREYAERNVASSSLNGQVSTPFPGSPSMAQTLPNLYTLLCSLEMESKWRRHRIEVQHTLQKHVGHVKRH from the exons ATGTCATCACCTTTACATATTCTTTCTCAAAATGAGAATCTCTCGGTGTCTTTCTGTGGTTCTGGCTTTCTAGCAACATACCAGCTTGGTGTTGCACAGAGTCTTCTGGATAATGCACCGTGGATCCTACAAAGCGCTCCGAGAGTCTACGGGGCGTCTGCTGGGTCTCTTGTCGCTGCAGCTGTTGTTTGTGGGTCAAATCTAG GTCGTGTGCGAGACCAGTTTTTGGAATTTGCGCGATTCACAAAACAACATCCACTTGGTCTTCTCAATCCGACGGTTGACATTTTCAGATGGTTGGAGGTCACACTGCAGCGCACACTGCCTGATAATGCCTATGGTCTGGCCAGCGGCCGTTTGCATGTTTCCATGACTCGCATCCCTGACAGAAAAAACATCCTAGTGTCAGAATTTCATTCCAATGAAGACTTAATAAAA GCACTTTTGTGCAGCTGTTTTGTTCCTGTATACTCTGGCATGATTCCACCACAGTATAAAGGTGAG CACTACATGGATGGAGGTTTCACAAACATCCAGCCCTTTGAGGATTCCTCTCCCACCCTCACCATCTCCCCGTTTGCTGGCGAGATGGACATCTGTCCCTCTGATACCTCCACCACCCTGTGTGATGTGATCATTCAACAGCTTTCCCTCGAGTTCTCTCTGACTAATTTCATTAGACTGGTAGATGCTATGTTCCCTCGGGACTGGAGG ATTCTGAAGAAGGCATTTTACAGTGGATACCAAGATACTGTTTATTTTCTGCAGCGGAACA ACGCTTTGCATTTGTACCCCGAATTGAGAAGGGATTCTGAAGTGTCTGATGATTCACGGAGCTCAGATCACTGGATGCTAACACAGACTGATGATGCAGAGGGACGAGACCAGGAGGAGGAATTCCAGCAAAACTACCTGGAACACCCTGAGGAGAAGATTGTCAGTTGGGTGGGCTTATCAATGGGTCCATCCCATCAAGAGCAGGCAGTACATAAGAATTCATCTGTAAAAGTTCAGGAAG TGCTGCTGTGTAATATCATGGGTCAGATAGAGATTATGAGTAATCCGAATGTCTCGTTATCTCAACGGACACTATCATACCTGCTCTTCCTGTTCACACTGCCAATCTGGAGTGCAACAACTTTCATGGACAG GTATCAGAAATGGATCGCACATGCTACGGTGGTGGTATACTGGCTCTGGCAGGGGGTTAAACTCTTCATAATCTTTGTGCTCAACATTTGCTTGTCTACACTGAGGAAAGGCCTAAGAGacct gCTTTTGGGTCTGTTCAGTTTTATCCCTTTGCTAGTTCACACTGAGTATCAGAGGGCAAGAGAGTATGCTGAAAGAAATGTGGCCTCCTCTAGTCTGAATGGTCAGGTCTCTACTCCTTTTCCAGGGAGTCCCTCTATGGCACAGACCCTCCCTAATCTCTACACACTTCTGTGTTCACtagaaatggagagcaaatggagaagaCACAGGATTGAGGTGCAACACACATTACAGAAACATGTTGGACATGTGAAAAGACATTAA